Within the Gloeobacter kilaueensis JS1 genome, the region GCACGATCTGCACGACGCGCCCGCTGTCAAAGTTATCGAGCCCGGCAATAATCTTGACGGCTCGTCTGGCCGCAAAAGCCTGCTGGAGGATAGCAACCATCGCTTTATGCTCCTGTGCAAAGTCTGGGCCATTGTAATTGATCTGCCGAAATCAGAGCAATAATGGGGGGAGCCGACCGTTCGCATAGCGGGCTTTCAGCCAGGGAAAGTGGGTGTGCTCTTGACACTGCTACTGTTGGTAATGGTCATCTGTCTGGGGGTGCAATTTTTTGTCATCCAGCAGACGCTCAAGCAGACGGACCAGCAACTGGAGGACATCCAGCGCACGATCGCCCAGACGCGCCAGGCACCGGGCACCCACCCCTATTGCAGAAACTGCCGCTTCTACGGAGCGAACCGCTATATTGTCTGTGCGCTGCATCCTGAGGGTTGGTCCGAAGCGGAGGAGCGCTGCATCGATTGGGAAGAGACCACCGCCTGTGATCAATCGCCGCTTCGCAAGTAGCCGCTGCCTGCTCCTGCTTGCCCTGTTCTGGGGTCTTATCGCCTTGTCCGCCCGCGCCGCCGAACCGCTGCAACCCGTTATCGACCGCTACATCGAATCGCTTCCTAAAGGCTACGGTGCCCGCGCTGTCCTCACCGCCCAGGCTGTCTGGCAGGGAGGTCGAATTGTCCTCACTGGTCAGGCCCTCACTGAGCGCGACCGCCAGGCCCTCAAGAGCGCCCTCGCCCGCCTCGGGCCGGTGGAGAACCGCATGGAAATTTTTCCGTTCGCCGAGATCGGAGAGCACGCCTGGGCCGCCGTCCGATTGTCCGGAGCCGACCTGCGCGCTGCGCCCGACGACAAGAGCGAACTGGTCTCCCAGGTCTTGCCGGGCGACGCCCTCAAGGTGCTGGGACGCACCGATGACAGCTCCTGGTTCAAGGTCTTGCGCGAGTGGGACGGCTACGTGGGTTGGATTCGCGCCGATCGGATTGTCCTTTGGAGCCGATCGGAGCAGCAGAACTGGCAAAAGCAGCCCCACCTGATGGTGCTCGAAAATCTGCCCGCCGTCCCCGAACTGCCGCGCGGCAGTATCGTCGCTCGCACCCCAGCCGAAGCGCCGATGGTGGCTGCCGCCGCAAAATCCGCCCTCGTCGTCGCCACCGCCGAAGGCCAGAGCTACACCCTCCCGGAGCGCGCACTGCGACCCATCAGCCCCACCGACGCTCCGAGTGCGGCGCGCATCCTGCAGTACGCCCGCGCCCTGCTCGCCGACCAGCCCACCCGCTACCTCTGGGGCGGCACGATCGGTCGCGCCCTCGACTGCAGCGGCTTCAACCAGACCGTTTATCGCCTTGCAGGCGGCACCCTGCCCCGCGACTCCTACCAGCAGCAGGCGGCAAGCCGTCCCATCGCCCCGACCCTGGGCGACTGGCAGCAACTGCAGCCGGGGGATCTGCTCTTTTTTAGCGAGAAGGGTAACCGGGCCACCCACACCGGCATCTACATCGGCGGCGGCCACTTCATCCACTCCAGCGGCCACAACAACGGCATCGCCGAAAACAATCTGCTCGGCAACAGCGAGTACGAACAGCTCCTGCGCCGGATCTACTTCGGTGCTGGAAGGGTGCTCTCGTCTACCCCCTGACGCGGCTGGCAATTTACTGGCCGCTCTTTGGGATCGAGGGTGATATCGAAGCTGAGCGCCTGACTTTGCAGCTCCGGCGACGCGGGCAATCCTGCAGCCTGCAAAGCCCGCAGCGCTTCGAGGAGCACCCGATCTTGAGCCTGCCCGCCCGAGAGGATGGTCCGTACAGAGGCAAAATCGATCTCGGCCTTGCCGTGGTTCCAGCTCAGCGGCACCGCCAGCATGGTGATGTCCTGCGCTTCAGATGGCAACTCGAGAAGCCCGTCCAGCTTTCGGCAGAGTTGCTGGCCGTAGATAGCCATGCCAGAATCCGTGCTCGCGCCGCGTACCTGAGAAGACATGGGGTCCATCGCCAGTAGACTCGTCGGAGCAGATTTTTGGAGAACTGGCCTGGGGGGAGATGGCAGCTTTGTCCGGGCGGGAGGAAACTTCCGGCTCACCGTGCGCGGCTCAGACTGGTGGGGAGCGAGAGACTTACCGGCAGGTGACGGAGCGGGTGGAACGGGTTCCTTGACCAGCGGCTGGGGAGCAGGAACTGTTCTAGATGGAAGCTTTTGCGCAACCGTAGGCGAATCGGTGGGTCCGGGAGTGAGAATTTTCCAAATAGCCACGGCTACCAGCAAGCCCGCCGCAACCGCTCCGCTGACGAGTAACGTTTTGGAGCTGGGCGAAGAAGCAGGCTGGGCCATCCACTCCTCCCAGGCAGCATCGGCTCGCTGGTCCGCTGTGCTCGTGGCAGAACGCACCCGGCCCTGCCAGTTGCTGCGGCGCAACCATTCGCCCAGTACCTGTTCGCTGATGCCCTCCGGTTCCTCGCTCTCCTGCTGTGCATGAGCGAAGGACTGCGATTTCGGCTCCGTCCCCCCGTGAGCTTGACCTGGCTTAGAACGCCATAGACCCCGACAAAAGCCCGAATCCCCGCACTCGTCTTGAAAGTGAGGGCCGAGCCGTGTAGCCAGATTCTGCCCGATTCTTTGGAGCGATCTGGTGATAGAGGGCTGCGTGACACCTAGCTCTTGGGCAATTTTCACCTGGGGTTTGCCGTGCAGGTAGACTTCCTCCAGCAACCGCTGCTGTTTCTCGCTCAGGGCGGCCACAGCTTTCAAAAACCAATCGCGGCACTGTTCGCTCAGCAGTTCCGCCTGTGGATCGCTATCAGGAGACGGAACCGTATCGCCCAGGGTGAGAACTTTCTCAGCCGGAGCGTCGTCCTGCTCGAAGGGCTTGTCCAGCGACCAGGGAAAGGTAAGAAAGTCTTTCTGCATTCGCAAGAATTTGCCTTTGTCCGTCTTCAGCTGACGGCGACCATAGTTGGCGCTGGCCTGGCGTTGAAGATCGGTATAAGCGCTCCGCAAGATGCATTCGCTCAGCCAGGTGCAGAAGCCGGCTTTACCGGGATCGAACTGGGGTAGCCGCTCGTAGACCAGGATTAAACTTCGCTGCAAAAAATCCTCTTTGTCGAAAGCGTAGTCGCGCCCCTGGAGGTACTGGCGGCAGGAAGCCCGCAGGAGACTATCGAATGTGCTCAGCCCAGCCCGCTTGATCTGGCGCTCTAGCTCCTGACGAGCGGAAGCCTTCTGGTTCTGACAGGCAAGATCAAAAGTCTGCCTGCGGGCCACAAGCGGCTGCAGGCGCAGGGCGAGATCCTGCAAAACCTGAGCGCGGGAGGGGGAAGATCTGGCGAATAGATTCATAGCCTGGGGATCGAGCGTCGCAGTCAAGGCGGAACCCTCAATGGCAATAGCGCCCCTGCTGGGGCAGACACTGTTTTTATCAGTGGCGACCTGCCGCCAAAAATTAACCTCAGACTACAAGAATTTTCTGACTGGCCCCAGAAAGCCCCACAGGCAGCTTAGACAGAGCTTGCATAAATAGCCCAAGTGGCTCATTAAGCTGGCTAAAAAGGGTTGCTCGGCAGACCATGTGCGTCGTAAAGAATCTCATCGGGTGGGCGCGGATCTAAAACAGGAAGCGCCGTACTCCTTGTGCTGAGGGCAAGCAATCGTCTTGCAATTCCCTGGCGGCGTCTACGAGTCTGGCCACGCATCCTTTCTAGTCGCTCTTCGATAGCCTGGGTGACTGCCTGGGTCACACTCTCCCCGGTGAGGCGACTCAGTTCAGTCGCCATCTG harbors:
- a CDS encoding C40 family peptidase translates to MINRRFASSRCLLLLALFWGLIALSARAAEPLQPVIDRYIESLPKGYGARAVLTAQAVWQGGRIVLTGQALTERDRQALKSALARLGPVENRMEIFPFAEIGEHAWAAVRLSGADLRAAPDDKSELVSQVLPGDALKVLGRTDDSSWFKVLREWDGYVGWIRADRIVLWSRSEQQNWQKQPHLMVLENLPAVPELPRGSIVARTPAEAPMVAAAAKSALVVATAEGQSYTLPERALRPISPTDAPSAARILQYARALLADQPTRYLWGGTIGRALDCSGFNQTVYRLAGGTLPRDSYQQQAASRPIAPTLGDWQQLQPGDLLFFSEKGNRATHTGIYIGGGHFIHSSGHNNGIAENNLLGNSEYEQLLRRIYFGAGRVLSSTP
- a CDS encoding sigma-70 family RNA polymerase sigma factor — encoded protein: MTATLDPQAMNLFARSSPSRAQVLQDLALRLQPLVARRQTFDLACQNQKASARQELERQIKRAGLSTFDSLLRASCRQYLQGRDYAFDKEDFLQRSLILVYERLPQFDPGKAGFCTWLSECILRSAYTDLQRQASANYGRRQLKTDKGKFLRMQKDFLTFPWSLDKPFEQDDAPAEKVLTLGDTVPSPDSDPQAELLSEQCRDWFLKAVAALSEKQQRLLEEVYLHGKPQVKIAQELGVTQPSITRSLQRIGQNLATRLGPHFQDECGDSGFCRGLWRSKPGQAHGGTEPKSQSFAHAQQESEEPEGISEQVLGEWLRRSNWQGRVRSATSTADQRADAAWEEWMAQPASSPSSKTLLVSGAVAAGLLVAVAIWKILTPGPTDSPTVAQKLPSRTVPAPQPLVKEPVPPAPSPAGKSLAPHQSEPRTVSRKFPPARTKLPSPPRPVLQKSAPTSLLAMDPMSSQVRGASTDSGMAIYGQQLCRKLDGLLELPSEAQDITMLAVPLSWNHGKAEIDFASVRTILSGGQAQDRVLLEALRALQAAGLPASPELQSQALSFDITLDPKERPVNCQPRQGVDESTLPAPK
- a CDS encoding type II toxin-antitoxin system VapB family antitoxin codes for the protein MQQLNIKSDRAYQMATELSRLTGESVTQAVTQAIEERLERMRGQTRRRRQGIARRLLALSTRSTALPVLDPRPPDEILYDAHGLPSNPF